One genomic segment of Elusimicrobiota bacterium includes these proteins:
- the recR gene encoding recombination mediator RecR produces the protein MKRPDPIEKMIESFKKLPGVGPKMAERLSYHLLKSSESEVNKLLDSIQKARNIIKLCSACYNMSEKDPCPVCSDVQRDTSMICIVETPQDLLAVSKVKEYNGLYFVLGGALSPLDAVGPEDLRVKELINRLKKDKIKELIVATDTDTQGEITALYLAEKVKPLGVKVTRLGYGLPVGGDLEYADEITISRALEGRREM, from the coding sequence ATGAAACGGCCTGACCCGATTGAAAAAATGATAGAGTCTTTCAAAAAACTGCCCGGCGTGGGGCCAAAAATGGCTGAACGGCTTAGCTACCATTTGCTCAAATCCAGCGAATCAGAAGTTAATAAATTGCTAGATTCAATCCAAAAAGCCCGTAATATTATTAAACTATGCAGTGCATGCTATAATATGAGCGAAAAAGACCCTTGTCCCGTATGCTCTGATGTTCAAAGGGACACTTCAATGATTTGTATTGTGGAAACGCCTCAGGATCTTTTGGCAGTAAGCAAAGTAAAAGAATATAACGGGCTTTATTTTGTTTTAGGCGGAGCGCTTTCGCCGCTGGATGCTGTCGGCCCGGAGGATTTGAGGGTTAAAGAATTGATAAATCGGTTAAAAAAAGATAAAATCAAAGAATTAATTGTTGCCACTGATACAGACACACAGGGTGAAATAACGGCCCTTTATCTCGCCGAAAAAGTAAAACCCCTAGGTGTAAAAGTAACAAGACTCGGTTACGGTCTTCCTGTTGGCGGCGATTTGGAATATGCCGATGAGATAACGATTTCACGAGCCCTGGAAGGGCGCCGAGAAATGTAG
- a CDS encoding 2-oxoacid:acceptor oxidoreductase family protein: MSQEMVEIRWHGRGGQGAKTAALLFADAALATGKYIQAFPEYGPERMGAPVQSFNRISDKPITIHCGITEPGYVIVLDPSLMDTVDVTEGLGPEGKLIVNTSFSSKEIADRLKINPKQVFVIDATQISMETIGMNIPNTPMLGALIKVVGTMNIDQVLEDTKKKLEVKFRHKPQIISGNIDSIKRAYNEVKSA; this comes from the coding sequence ATGTCTCAGGAAATGGTAGAAATACGATGGCATGGACGAGGAGGACAGGGCGCAAAAACAGCAGCGCTTTTATTTGCTGATGCAGCGCTGGCAACAGGAAAATATATTCAGGCATTTCCTGAATACGGGCCTGAAAGGATGGGGGCGCCGGTACAGTCATTTAACCGCATAAGCGATAAGCCCATAACGATTCATTGCGGAATAACTGAACCCGGCTATGTTATTGTTTTGGATCCGAGCTTAATGGATACGGTTGATGTAACGGAGGGGCTAGGTCCTGAAGGGAAACTTATTGTAAATACGTCGTTTTCTTCAAAAGAAATAGCTGATCGGTTAAAAATTAATCCCAAACAAGTTTTTGTCATAGATGCCACCCAAATTTCAATGGAAACAATCGGAATGAATATTCCTAATACGCCGATGCTTGGCGCTTTAATCAAAGTCGTTGGAACAATGAATATTGATCAGGTATTAGAAGACACAAAGAAAAAGCTGGAAGTAAAATTCAGGCATAAACCGCAAATTATAAGCGGAAACATTGATTCCATCAAAAGAGCATATAACGAAGTTAAGAGCGCATAA